The following proteins come from a genomic window of Streptomyces sp. NBC_00539:
- a CDS encoding prephenate dehydrogenase, with protein MRTAVVIGTGLIGTSAALALTARGITVHLVDHDPVQARTAAALGAGTDEPLEGTVDLAIVAVPPAHVAAALADAIGRGLARAYVDVASVKGGPRRELAALGADVSAYIGTHPMAGKERSGPLAATADLFEGRPWVLTPARDTDHEVLNLALELVALCRAVPVVMDADAHDRAVALVSHTPQLVSSMVAARLEEADETAVRLCGQGIRDVTRIAASDPRMWVEILSANPGPVADVLAGIAADLEETVEALRGLQSGDEAKRRGGAAGIEDVLRRGNAGRVRVPGKHGAAPMAYETVGVFISDRPGELARIFADAGRAGVNIEDVRIEHATGQQAGLVQLMVEPRAVAALEAELRERGWALRQQ; from the coding sequence GTGAGAACCGCCGTCGTCATCGGAACCGGACTGATCGGCACCTCCGCGGCGCTCGCCCTGACCGCCCGGGGGATCACCGTCCACCTCGTCGACCACGACCCGGTCCAGGCCCGTACGGCCGCCGCCCTCGGCGCGGGCACCGACGAGCCCCTCGAAGGCACGGTCGACCTCGCGATCGTGGCCGTGCCCCCCGCCCACGTGGCGGCGGCGCTGGCCGACGCGATCGGGCGCGGCCTCGCCCGGGCCTACGTGGACGTCGCGAGCGTCAAGGGCGGCCCCCGGCGGGAGCTGGCGGCACTCGGCGCGGACGTGTCGGCGTACATCGGCACGCACCCGATGGCCGGCAAGGAGCGCTCGGGTCCCCTCGCGGCGACGGCGGACCTGTTCGAGGGCCGGCCGTGGGTGCTCACGCCCGCCCGGGACACCGACCACGAGGTGCTGAACCTGGCCCTGGAACTGGTGGCCCTGTGCCGGGCCGTCCCGGTGGTGATGGACGCGGACGCCCACGACCGGGCGGTGGCGCTGGTCTCGCACACCCCGCAGCTGGTGTCGAGCATGGTGGCGGCCCGGCTGGAGGAGGCGGACGAGACGGCGGTCCGGCTGTGCGGGCAGGGGATCCGGGACGTGACGCGCATCGCGGCCTCCGACCCGCGGATGTGGGTGGAGATCCTGTCCGCCAACCCCGGGCCGGTGGCCGACGTACTGGCCGGGATCGCCGCCGACCTGGAGGAGACGGTGGAGGCCCTGCGCGGACTCCAGTCCGGCGACGAGGCCAAGCGGCGGGGCGGGGCGGCCGGCATCGAGGACGTGCTGAGGAGGGGCAACGCCGGCCGGGTCCGGGTCCCGGGCAAGCACGGCGCGGCGCCCATGGCGTACGAGACGGTCGGGGTGTTCATCAGCGACCGCCCCGGCGAGCTGGCACGGATCTTCGCGGACGCCGGCCGGGCCGGGGTCAACATCGAGGACGTCCGGATCGAGCACGCGACCGGCCAGCAGGCGGGCCTCGTACAGCTCATGGTGGAGCCGCGGGCGGTGGCCGCGCTGGAGGCCGAGCTGCGCGAGCGCGGCTGGGCGCTGCGCCAGCAGTAG
- the cmk gene encoding (d)CMP kinase, protein METAAPAAVIVAIDGPSGTGKSSTSKAVAAKLGLRYLDTGAQYRAITWWMITNGVDTDDPQAIALAAGKPAIVSGTDPGAPTITVDGLDASGPIRTQEVTSKVSAVSAVPEVRALITDLQRSIAAEAAQEAEGIVVEGRDIGTTVLPDADLKVFLTASAEARAARRNGELRGKEATDLAATREALIKRDAADSGRKTSPLAKAGDAVEVDTTELTLEQVIECVVTLVEEKRAVRR, encoded by the coding sequence GTGGAAACCGCAGCTCCGGCCGCCGTGATCGTCGCCATCGACGGTCCCTCCGGCACGGGCAAGTCCAGCACGTCCAAGGCCGTGGCCGCGAAGCTCGGGCTGCGCTACCTGGACACCGGTGCCCAGTACCGGGCCATCACCTGGTGGATGATCACCAACGGTGTCGACACCGACGACCCGCAGGCGATCGCACTCGCGGCCGGCAAGCCCGCCATCGTGTCCGGCACGGACCCGGGCGCGCCCACCATCACCGTCGACGGCCTCGACGCCTCCGGACCGATCCGCACCCAGGAGGTCACCTCCAAGGTCAGCGCGGTCAGCGCCGTCCCCGAGGTGCGCGCCCTGATCACCGACCTCCAGCGCTCCATAGCGGCGGAGGCCGCCCAGGAGGCCGAGGGCATCGTCGTCGAGGGCCGGGACATCGGGACCACCGTCCTGCCCGACGCCGACCTCAAGGTGTTCCTCACCGCCTCCGCCGAGGCCCGCGCCGCCCGCCGCAACGGCGAGCTGCGGGGCAAGGAGGCCACGGACCTCGCGGCGACCAGGGAAGCCCTGATCAAGCGGGACGCGGCCGACTCCGGGCGCAAGACCTCCCCGCTGGCCAAGGCCGGCGACGCCGTCGAGGTGGACACCACCGAGCTGACGCTGGAGCAGGTCATCGAGTGCGTGGTCACCCTGGTGGAAGAGAAGCGGGCGGTACGCAGGTGA
- a CDS encoding lysophospholipid acyltransferase family protein: MYGLWKPRVLGAWRVPATGPVILAVNHSHNIDGPMVMGTAPRPLHFLIKKEAYVGPLGPFLEGIGQVKVDRSGTDRTAVGRALGVLENGGALGIFPEGTRGNGDFASLRAGLAYFAVRSGAPIVPVAVLGSTESRGRLVKGLPAFKSRVDVVFGSAFDAGDGTGRRTRTALDGATVRIQDRLTAHLADAKRLTGR; the protein is encoded by the coding sequence ATGTACGGGCTGTGGAAGCCGCGCGTACTGGGCGCCTGGCGGGTCCCCGCCACGGGCCCCGTGATCCTCGCCGTGAATCACTCCCACAACATAGACGGGCCCATGGTCATGGGCACCGCGCCGCGGCCGCTCCACTTCCTGATCAAGAAGGAAGCCTACGTGGGCCCCCTCGGCCCCTTCCTGGAAGGGATCGGGCAGGTGAAGGTGGACCGGAGCGGAACGGACCGGACCGCCGTCGGCCGCGCCCTCGGGGTCCTGGAGAACGGCGGCGCCCTCGGGATCTTCCCCGAGGGCACCCGCGGCAACGGCGACTTCGCCTCGCTGCGCGCCGGCCTCGCGTACTTCGCCGTGCGCAGCGGCGCGCCCATCGTGCCCGTCGCCGTCCTCGGCAGCACCGAGAGCCGCGGCAGGCTGGTGAAGGGGCTGCCGGCGTTCAAGAGCCGGGTGGACGTCGTCTTCGGCTCCGCCTTCGACGCCGGGGACGGCACCGGCCGCCGCACGCGCACCGCGCTGGACGGGGCCACCGTACGCATCCAGGACCGGCTGACCGCCCACCTGGCCGACGCCAAGCGCCTCACCGGGCGCTGA
- the der gene encoding ribosome biogenesis GTPase Der translates to MNDQHDHGALGDAEYAEFMELAAEEGFDLEDVEGAIEEAGHGPLPVLAVVGRPNVGKSTLVNRIIGRREAVVEDKPGVTRDRVTYEAEWAGRRFKVVDTGGWEQDVLGIDAAVAAQAEYAIETADAVVFVVDAKVGATDSDEAVVKLLRRAGKPVVLCANKVDGLSGESDAASLWSLGLGLPHPVSSLHGRGTGDMLDAVLDALPEAPAQTFGNAPLGGPRRIALIGRPNVGKSSLLNKVAKEDRVVVNELAGTTRDPVDELIQLGGVTWKFVDTAGIRKKVHLQQGADYYASLRTAAAVEKAEVAVILIDSTETISVQDQRIITMAVEAGRAIVIAYNKWDELDEERRYYLEREIETEMQQVSWAPRVNVSALTGRHMEKLVPAIETALAGWETRVPTGRLNAFLGEVVAAHPHPIRGGKQPRILFGTQAGSKPPRFVLFASGFLEHGYRRFIERRLREEFGFEGTPIHISVRVREKRGAQYKKKK, encoded by the coding sequence ATGAACGACCAGCACGACCACGGAGCACTTGGCGACGCCGAGTACGCGGAGTTCATGGAGCTCGCCGCGGAGGAAGGCTTCGACCTCGAAGACGTCGAAGGCGCGATCGAGGAGGCCGGCCACGGCCCGCTCCCCGTCCTCGCCGTCGTCGGCCGTCCCAACGTCGGCAAGTCGACCCTGGTGAACCGCATCATCGGCCGCCGGGAGGCGGTCGTCGAGGACAAGCCCGGCGTCACCCGCGACCGCGTCACCTACGAGGCCGAGTGGGCCGGCCGCCGGTTCAAGGTCGTCGACACCGGCGGCTGGGAGCAGGACGTCCTCGGCATCGACGCGGCCGTCGCCGCCCAGGCCGAGTACGCCATCGAGACCGCCGACGCGGTCGTCTTCGTCGTGGACGCCAAGGTCGGCGCCACCGACAGCGACGAGGCCGTCGTCAAGCTGCTGCGCCGGGCCGGCAAGCCCGTCGTGCTGTGCGCCAACAAGGTCGACGGCCTCAGCGGCGAATCCGACGCCGCCTCCCTGTGGTCCCTCGGCCTCGGCCTGCCGCACCCGGTGTCCTCCCTCCACGGCCGCGGCACCGGCGACATGCTCGACGCGGTGCTCGACGCGCTGCCCGAGGCGCCCGCCCAGACCTTCGGCAACGCGCCCCTCGGCGGGCCGCGACGCATCGCGCTGATCGGCCGCCCCAACGTCGGCAAGTCCTCGCTGCTGAACAAGGTCGCGAAGGAGGACCGCGTCGTCGTCAACGAGCTGGCCGGCACCACCCGCGACCCGGTCGACGAGCTGATCCAGCTCGGCGGCGTCACCTGGAAGTTCGTCGACACCGCGGGCATCCGCAAGAAGGTCCACCTCCAGCAGGGCGCCGACTACTACGCCTCCCTGCGCACGGCCGCCGCCGTCGAGAAGGCGGAGGTCGCGGTCATCCTGATCGACTCGACCGAGACCATCAGCGTCCAGGACCAGCGCATCATCACGATGGCCGTCGAGGCGGGCCGTGCCATCGTGATCGCGTACAACAAGTGGGACGAGCTCGACGAGGAGCGCCGCTACTACCTCGAGCGCGAGATCGAGACCGAGATGCAGCAGGTCTCCTGGGCGCCCCGGGTGAACGTCTCCGCGCTCACCGGCCGCCACATGGAGAAGCTGGTCCCGGCGATCGAGACCGCCCTCGCCGGCTGGGAGACCCGCGTCCCCACGGGCCGGCTGAACGCCTTCCTCGGCGAGGTCGTCGCCGCGCACCCGCACCCGATCCGGGGTGGAAAGCAGCCCCGCATCCTGTTCGGTACCCAGGCGGGGAGCAAGCCGCCGCGGTTCGTCCTCTTCGCCTCCGGCTTCCTGGAGCACGGCTACCGGCGCTTCATCGAGCGCCGCCTGCGCGAGGAGTTCGGCTTCGAGGGCACCCCGATCCACATCTCGGTGCGGGTCCGCGAGAAGCGCGGCGCGCAGTACAAGAAGAAGAAGTAG